ACTGTTCCATGTGAGATTCAAGGTTAGATCTtgtactaatattaatatatatgcaGAGGCAGACCAAATTGTATCCAATTGTTCTTTATGCCTCTCAGCTATAATGCGCCTGCCATACGTTTATTTCTCTTGAATTATCTGAGCTAATAAAGTTAGAAAGAAGCTGAAAATATGAACCACGAACGCGTATCATGAACTTCAAATGTGATTCCTTACAAGTTCCAACAATGTTCCCTTCACATGTACATGCGACAATAAGGGAGAGATCGACGGAAGGCGTGGGAACAAAGGTAGCTAGCCTAGCGTTTAGGACTGTTGGTAGGAGAGTAAGTTTTATCAGAGCGGCTGAGTTGGGAGTTCACAATTTTCTCCACCTTTTCCCTTCCTCCTCCCCTCTATCTACCTCCTCCGCTTCTTCCCTCTGTAAAATCAATCAAGATTTGTTTAGATTAGCTGTTTCTTGGTTAGTTAAAAAACAAGAGATATGAATGTATAGCCCAAGTAAATCATTGATGCTTACGTTGATGGTTTCAATGACAGCAGCTCCGTTGGGTGCCATTGCTGTCATTAGCCTCATACTCCTTATCATGAGCAGCTCATCATGCTCCTTGCTGCAAACTCCAAAACCAATCTTTTGAGTCACCGGCCACCAACCGGTCATTTCAAATGTGATCTAGGATTCCTAATACAGAGGGGTCCTTGTTGTTAAACATCAAAATTAAGATCCAAGGtgtaattatatagaaaaataataaaagggaGGGCTCGTGCTCCTGCTGTATCTGTAATTGTTACCAGATATCCACTGTAAGACATGCTGTTTTGGCATGtgtctttcttcctttcctTATGTGACGTTTATTACATTAATACAACCTTAAAATAATTTCTGTTTGAACACTCTCTATCAACTGAGTACACTAAAAAAAGGTGGCCTTTCAATCCAGGATTATTTTCACAAAGCCAAAGGATTTGCTGACATCCTTTCAGCTATTGCTCAACCTCTAGTAGAGTAAGAACTCATCTCTTATATTCTGGCTGGTTTGCCAACTTAGTATGATCCTCTTATCACATCTGTCAACACTCGTTTGGATCCAATGCAGCTTGATGAACTCTTTGGCCATCTTCTTACTCATGAACTACGTGTGCATCAAGTTGCCACCTCCATCGATTTCTCTGCAAATCTAGCTGCTCTCTTATAAAAACAATGGTCGCGGTAAATTTTCTTCCTGTCCTCTCTCTCGTGATATCAATAATCGAGGGCGTGAACGTATTCATAAGAGTTTTTAAGCCcgttaaaaatagatttatcacTCACATCCATAAATGTTTCCTGTTGCTCCCAGAATAATTATGGGAAACTAAAACtgagaaacatatatatatatatatatatatatatatatattattggagGATAATCCCAATGGGTCTTTACTGACTGATCGAGGTAATTATATCGTTACCATgtcttgaagaagatgaagttgAGCTACTAGATGATGACATTCTTAGaggtaggggtgttcaaaaaaaaccgatcaaccgattaaactgaaaaaaccgagaacaaaattaactgaaaaaaccgaaccgattaaaaaaccaaataaaccgattaaaaaattaaaaaaaccacccggtccggttcggttccaatttaaaaaagcttaaaccgattgaaccggactAAACCGAaccagtttaaaaaaaaaagtataaaaagaacCATCCCTAACCTTAAATCCCACTTTCCAGCCGCCATCCCCCCCCTTTCCCTCCAGCCTTCCCTTTCCTTTTCAGAACCCTAAATCACTCACTTTCCCCACTCAAGCCTTCCCTTCCCAGCCCCCACGCCTTCCCCTTTCCAAAACTCTAAATCACTCACTTTCCCCCCTCAAGCCTTCCTTTCCCAGCCTTCTCCTTCCTACTTCCCAGCCTTCCCCTTTCCACTTTCCCTTCTGATGCATAAGATAAGCTGGAGGGCTTCTGCGCCCCAATCATTCTATTTTCGTTTGTGGCCTTTGAAAGCTTCTTTCATTGAATTCAAAGATCGATGGCTGTGAAGCATGCTGTCTTATTATGATGAGGCATGTTATCTTCCCCGCCTTGaatcaatatatatagaaagagagACCGATGCCAAGAAGTCTTCCCATCCCAAGTCGCTTGCTTAAGGTGGTTCGTCTGACCAAGAAAGAAAGTCCAAGAAGAATtggatatttattttctcaCCTTGAGAACGATGCTTCTATAGAATTACAATGAAATTCATGCGAGAAAATCTCAGTAGCTCAGTGATGAAGATCAGTctggtttttctggtttttatgctaaaaaaccgaaccgaaccgaacaaaaccggttcggtttgaaccggttctcggttcggttcgggttatattaataaaaaatgttattttccggtttggttgaatttttaggttaaaaccggaccgaaccggaccgtgaacacccctacttAGAGGTAATTACACGATGACTGGATTTTGAACCACTGTGCGAGGGATTTGTGGTAGAGGAAATTAGCCATATAGTCGTTCAAAGTTCTTTCAAGAgtatgtttggtattgaggtagttgttgtggttatgatttgaaaaaaattattttataaaaaatacttttaattgaggttggtttgaaatataggtgtttggttaaaactgtggttaaaattgaggttgaagaaaaaataatttaatgtgtttggttaagaatgcttttgaaattgagattataaaataattttaaaaaaatatatattaatattgatggttttaaatttaaatattgtaaaatcaattattcctattacatcataaaaaaaataatactatagttttcataattttttgagcgtgtaataaaattagataaaatattatcaaatataaaattaatattattgtgcgagtaaatttaattcactctatactagttttttgaaaaaaaaaaatattgttcacatcgcgaatgaatttaattctctaaactagttttttttttttaaaaaaaaattaatacaattaacacactaaaaaaaaaaagagcgaacagtgcaagtgaattgcactgtttatGTGAATAGTGCAATTCACTCATGAACAGTGCAGTGAATTACACTGTTCGTTAGTTTTTACAGGCAATGCATGAAAAGCaggttttttatgcttttcattttcagcGTTTTAAACGCAAAAAACATGTGGGCCCTATgtacaataaatcaagtttttttattactaaacaGCTGCTgactgcgttttaaataaaacacagccGTAATCGCATAAACAAACAACCTCTTCATCTCTTtcacgaaaaaaattaaaagtttagacTGTTTAAGTTGTACTGTTGACAATAggatttacaatataaaaagagataaaatcaCATcacatcttataaaaaaaataaaaatattttcatttattttaatttttttctgtttctttcttttttttaatctatctctcctatattatgaatattaatataatttcttgaataaaatATGTATATGTATTTCCTTTACTTTAAAAagtctttttaagttttttttttcaatcttatttgttgtttttcttaaaaaaaaataaaatttgaaaaaaaatatctaaagttCATGTGCCATGATTTAATTTCAAAGATTGTCAAGTTATACTTCCATGGAGATATAAAGACAAACTATATCATTGTTTTAGGCACCACGATttggatcaatattttttaaattagactATGTTTTTATTGGATTGAGTCATATTAAGTTAATctagacattattttttttcttaaaaaatatattaacaatacctaaataatttttttacgtTAAAAATCAGACACCAATACCCAACCATCAACAAGGGGAGCCTTGAATCAATATGGGCTGACCCGAGTTTCTTCTTATGACATACATTGTGTCAATCCCATCCAgtatatttaagatattttatacCAACACTGAGGCTTGTAGCCCAGCGGTGACAAGGGTTTCCTTGCCTCTGCATCCTGGCTTCAAGCCTCAGCGTGTATGCCTATCACCCCAACGATGCCTTACCTGtttactgggtttgcaggatattcagtgggtccagggattagtcgtggtgcgcgtaagttGGCCCGGACACagcgggttaccaaaaaaaaaaaaagatattttataccacttgaaaaaatgaaataaatattcattgTACACTATTAGAATCTCATTTCTTAAGTGTCTGGTATGAGCCAAAATTGGTGAAAATGCTTTAGATGTTTCACCGTTTGTTTTGTTATGCTAATTAAAgagtggatttatttttttattaaagcttTTCAATATTTAACTCATAATATTGATCCCATTCGACCCAACTTAATTATGTATGATTTTTATAAGATCTTGGTACTTGATAATTGTAAAAGTTTAATATATTGAATAGAATATTCACATTTCATTTGTCTTCAAGTAATCCTtagtatctttaaaataatttgactcCATgttgactctctctctctctctctctcctctctctctctctctatatatatattatatatatatatatatatatatatatatatatatatatagctgtaGATTGGACTAATTAAAagtcaattaattattattataccaTGGAACAATGCAGGAGCACAATGATGAGGCCAGATCCGTAAACAGCTGCAACAAATATTGGGCCGGGCCGGTGGAGCTAAGAGAGTGAGAGAGGCGGGTGTGAAGTCATTATCCGCCACCGACGACTGATGGATATTTGTTTTGCTTCCTCTTTAATTTTCCTCACCCCCATACGCTTTCTCTACCCTCCGCGAGGACCACCACCTTCATCTTTCATCCGATCTCACCTTCCTCTCACTCAAGATGACATGTACATAACTTATTCACATTCATCTCAAACCCACTAAACGACACTGCCCCACCGACAATCCCAAAAAGCAAAGCAAGCACCCAATGGAGAGAGATTCGTCAGACGAAGAGGACGATCGCGAGCACCTAATTGAACAAAACGATAGAAAACACCACCAGAACGGCGTCCTCCCCACCTCATCCCCAACACGCCGACGATCCACAACATTCGATGTCGAATCTCGGATACGACAACGTTTCAACTTCAACAAGAGGTACTCTCTGTTGGCTGCTGCTATAGTATTCCTCCCTCTCTTCATTTTATTCCTTTCTTTCTCCACCGACATTCGGAATTTATTTTCGACCCATCTCAAGGTCGGGGATTCCCTCTCTATCCGAATGCGCGAATCCGAACTACGCGCTCTTTATCTGTTGAGAAAGCAGcagctctctctctcctctctctggAATTCCACTGGCAATTCCACATTGTTAGAAAAGGATCTCAATTCCGTTTCCTTTGAAGATTTGAAATCTGCATTGCTAAAacaaatttctttaaataaagaaaTCCAACAGGTTTTACTAGCCCCTCATGAGTCAGGGAATGTGTCGTCATCGTCATCAGATTTGGATTTTAGCAATGCCGGTGGTTTCGTCCAGAGATGTGAAAAAGTGGATCAGAGATTCGCCGACAGAAAAACAATAGAATGGAAACCGAAacccaataaatttttattcgcGCTTTGTTTATCTGGGCAGATGAGTAACCATTTGATTTGTTTAGAGAAACACATGTTTTTCGCTGCATTGTTGAATCGGGTCTTGGTTATCCCGAGCTCCAGGTTTGATTATCAGTATAATAGGGTTTTTAGATATTGAGCACGTAAACGATTGTTTGGGGAGGAAGGTTGTTGTTACCTTCGAGGAGTTTGTGGAAATTATGAAGAATAAACCCCATATTGATaggttcttttgttatttttctgatCCTACTCCATGTTATGTTGATGAAGAACATGTCAAGAAGCTGAAGGGGTTGGGGGTTTCTATGGGGAAACTTGAGTCCCCATGGAAGGAGGATATTAAGAAGCCAAGCAAGCTTACTGTTAAGGATGTCGAGGGGAAGTTTGTGAGTGATGATAATGTTATTGCTGTGGGAGATGTGTTTTTTGCTGATGTGGAGGAAGAGTGGATTATGCAGCCAGGTGGTCCTATTGCTCATAAATGCAAGACTTTGATTGAACCAACTAGGATAATTATGCTTACTGCGCAGAGGTTTATTCAAACTTTCTTGGGGAGTAACTTCATTGCTCTCCATTTTCGGCGTCATGGATTTTTGAAGTTCTGGTATGTGTTGCTTTTTTCATGCCTGTTCCTTTATGTTTATTGCAGTTGGTGCTTTTTGCCTCTTTGTTTTAGCAGGTATGAACTGTTTTACTCTGTATAGTGTGATAGAGAAGGAGGGGATGGGGGAAAGGAACTCTTACATCTATCTAGTGTCTAATGCCCACTTGATAACTTGTTGTGGTGGTCACAGTCAAAATCTTTAAGCATTTTGCTTTTAAGCATCTgtaaaattagattttcaatCAGGAGATTCCTTGTAATTTTGAGCCATGAATTTGAAACTGAAGAAAAATAGGGACGAGGCTTTTAAAATGATGATTTGGTTGCAAGTACGGTGCATATGTTGTGTGTTTTTATGCATGAGTACATGTGGCTTTATGCATCaacctagatttttttaatcaatttgttACTCTATGCATAAGTTTATAGACATATGGTGGAACTGCTTGAATAAAGATTGATTTGTTTATATAAGATCTCATAGACAGTCTTGGAGCATAACACTTAAAATGCAACTGTTCACTTGTTTTAGAGCAACATCTATTTCTTGCTCCAATCAGCATGCATGATCGGATTGGGTTCTAAACATTatgaatgtttatttattagaatttattttacCTTATCGAGAAGATTTAGACATCATGATGCCTCTAAGAACCCCTGTATATTTTGCCAGCAATGCCAAGAAGCCAAGTTGCTTTTATCCTGTTCCCCAAGCGGCAGATTGCATTGCTCGGGTGGTTGAAAGGGCCAATGCACCTGTGGTATATCTCTCCACAGATGCGGCAGAAAGTGAAACTGGTTTACTGCAGTCACTAGTTGTGGTGAATGGAAGGACCGTTCCACTTGTTACACGTCCTTCTCGtaattcagctgaaaagtggGATGCTTTGTTATACAGACATGGCCTCCAGGAAGATGCGCAGGTAAGactaaatttcttttcttcctgTGCATTTGTTTTAGCATGGGTTAAAGGAGATTTACATCCTGAATTTCATCCATTGCCTGTTTATTTTTACTGATTGTTCCCAAGAGTTTTCTGGGTGTGATAACAATTGAAAATGCTTGGCAATTGATCCCTTTACATTCCTTTCTCTGTTTGATTTTTGGATTCCTCAGAAGGTGATGTTTCACTTAATAAATGATCCAATTTGATCAGTTTTGACAAGGATGGTATTTGATCACGGGCTTCTCCTCCAAGCTTTTGGAGGATGCATTAGTAGGCTTGCTTGgacttttgaatttaaatagcCTATTGATCATGAAGAAAAACTCCACAATTGTGCACGATGCTATCCTTTTTAGGATATTCTACAAATAgatgtgaaaaaagaaaagaaaataaatcacagTCTACCTGGTTTGAGCTAAATTTGTTTGCTGATTACGAGTTAAACGATCCCTTTTGATTAGCTGTTTGTTTTGCTAAAGTGATCACTGTACTATGCACTACTTCCATATTGTGAATGTATAAAATCTATCATAATTGGTTTTCTGGCATGCTCTAGTTTTATCAGATTTATCTTCAAAAAGACTTACAAATCCTTTAGTGAAAGAGCTATTCATGGATTTTAATGCAGTTCTTGTTGTGGATCAAGTAAATAAGTTTCAGCTTTATTCTGCGCAGTGTGCA
This region of Populus alba chromosome 3, ASM523922v2, whole genome shotgun sequence genomic DNA includes:
- the LOC118062845 gene encoding LOW QUALITY PROTEIN: O-fucosyltransferase 36-like (The sequence of the model RefSeq protein was modified relative to this genomic sequence to represent the inferred CDS: deleted 1 base in 1 codon), which translates into the protein MERDSSDEEDDREHLIEQNDRKHHQNGVLPTSSPTRRRSTTFDVESRIRQRFNFNKRYSLLAAAIVFLPLFILFLSFSTDIRNLFSTHLKVGDSLSIRMRESELRALYLLRKQQLSLSSLWNSTGNSTLLEKDLNSVSFEDLKSALLKQISLNKEIQQVLLAPHESGNVSSSSSDLDFSNAGGFVQRCEKVDQRFADRKTIEWKPKPNKFLFALCLSGQMSNHLICLEKHMFFAALLNRVLVIPSSRFDYQYNRVLDIEHVNDCLGRKVVVTFEEFVEIMKNKPHIDRFFCYFSDPTPCYVDEEHVKKLKGLGVSMGKLESPWKEDIKKPSKLTVKDVEGKFVSDDNVIAVGDVFFADVEEEWIMQPGGPIAHKCKTLIEPTRIIMLTAQRFIQTFLGSNFIALHFRRHGFLKFCNAKKPSCFYPVPQAADCIARVVERANAPVVYLSTDAAESETGLLQSLVVVNGRTVPLVTRPSRNSAEKWDALLYRHGLQEDAQVEAMLDKTICAMSSVFIGASGSTFTEDIFRLRKGWESASSCDEYLCQGELPNYIAENE